In Drosophila willistoni isolate 14030-0811.24 chromosome XR unlocalized genomic scaffold, UCI_dwil_1.1 Seg41, whole genome shotgun sequence, the following are encoded in one genomic region:
- the LOC6643195 gene encoding gastrula zinc finger protein XlCGF17.1 isoform X2 gives MGSQAIETTEMIQYDGQQGENPPVDVSSLEFKCSICSKSFSNEHPYFAHLRQHKAQMPFPCPEPSCHRGFNRRNFLQEHAKEHEGKAMKWFHCDQENCHKAYRHKGTLVMHQRKCHQLGPELASHICEYCGRAFKSLTSLNDHRYTHKDKSEMPFACKETDCSRRFATKEKLKVHMMRHKGIKNFACPYCDMRKTTRNELKIHINYHTLERTWPCRFCSKVCNSSGNLKMHVRTVHERARDFPCSYCDKSFAKPDTRKYHEMTHTGEKNFKCEECGKRFTQPAALRTHRRTHQRKKEPAEAMVLPATEAIVLPAAQAIVLPTATLLPPTILYVAI, from the exons ATGGGAAGTCAAGCTATAGAAACTACTGAAATGATCCAGTATGATGGACAGCAAGGAGAA AATCCGCCAGTGGATGTGTCCTCTTTGGAGTTCAAATGTTCCATttgttctaaaagcttctcTAATGAGCATCCATATTTCGCTCACTTACGACAGCATAAAGCTCAAATGCCATTTCCTTGCCCGGAGCCCAGTTGCCATCGCGGTTTTAACCGTCGTAATTTCCTACAGGAACATGCGAAAGAGCACGAGGGCAAAGCTATGAAGTGGTTTCATTGCGATCAGGAAAATTGTCATAAAGCCTATCGTCACAAAGGCACTCTAGTCATGCATCAAAGGAAATGCCATCAACTGGGTCCAGAACTAGCATCACACATTTGCGAATACTGTGGAAGAGCATTTAAATCCCTGACCTCACTCAACGATCATCGATATACGCACAAAGATAAGTCTGAGATGCCCTTTGCCTGCAAAGAGACGGACTGTTCACGTCGCTTCGCTACCAAGGAAAAACTCAAGGTACATATGATGCGGCATAAGGGAATCAAAAATTTCGCTTGTCCATATTGCGACATGCGTAAGACCACCAGAAATGAGCTAAAGATCCATATAAATTATCATACACTGGAAAGGACTTGGCCATGTCGATTTTGctctaaagtatgcaacagtTCAGGCAATCTTAAAATGCACGTACGAACTGTCCATGAGCGAGCCCGCGACTTTCCGTGCAGTTATTGTGACAAGAGTTTCGCCAAGCCGGACACACGAAAATATCATGAAATGACACACACGGGTGAGAAGAATTTCAAATGCGAGGAGTGTGGCAAACGATTCACCCAACCAGCAGCTTTGCGAACACATCGCAGGACACATCAGCGCAAAAAAGAGCCTGCAGAAGCTATGGTATTACCAGCTACAGAAGCTATAGTATTACCAGCTGCACAAGCAATTGTATTACCAACTGCTACTCTATTACCACCTACCATTTTATATGTTGCTATATAA
- the LOC6643195 gene encoding gastrula zinc finger protein XlCGF46.1 isoform X1, translated as MNGFKKCRGCCCDMLHTSKCYNLMETPELANKFYTCTSINVSQDEVVKDTELIPKELCEKCFLQLEEFYRFRKICIDANNNYRELRLQVKNRNQSEGETKRVMGSQAIETTEMIQYDGQQGENPPVDVSSLEFKCSICSKSFSNEHPYFAHLRQHKAQMPFPCPEPSCHRGFNRRNFLQEHAKEHEGKAMKWFHCDQENCHKAYRHKGTLVMHQRKCHQLGPELASHICEYCGRAFKSLTSLNDHRYTHKDKSEMPFACKETDCSRRFATKEKLKVHMMRHKGIKNFACPYCDMRKTTRNELKIHINYHTLERTWPCRFCSKVCNSSGNLKMHVRTVHERARDFPCSYCDKSFAKPDTRKYHEMTHTGEKNFKCEECGKRFTQPAALRTHRRTHQRKKEPAEAMVLPATEAIVLPAAQAIVLPTATLLPPTILYVAI; from the exons atGAATGGATTTAAAAAATGTCGCGGCTGTTGTTGTGATATGCTCCATACCAGCAAATGCTATAATTTAATGGAAACACCCGAATTGGCCAATAAGTTCTATACGTGTACGAGTATAAATGTGTCGCAGGACGAAGTCGTGAAGGATACGGAGCTGATACCCAAAGAACTCTGTGAGAAATGTTTCCTACAGCTAGAGGAGTTTTATAGATTTCGAAAAATATGCATAGACGCGAACAATAACTATCGTGAACTGCGATTACAGGTTAAGAATAGGAATCAATCGGAAGGCGAAACTAAGAGAGTCATGGGAAGTCAAGCTATAGAAACTACTGAAATGATCCAGTATGATGGACAGCAAGGAGAA AATCCGCCAGTGGATGTGTCCTCTTTGGAGTTCAAATGTTCCATttgttctaaaagcttctcTAATGAGCATCCATATTTCGCTCACTTACGACAGCATAAAGCTCAAATGCCATTTCCTTGCCCGGAGCCCAGTTGCCATCGCGGTTTTAACCGTCGTAATTTCCTACAGGAACATGCGAAAGAGCACGAGGGCAAAGCTATGAAGTGGTTTCATTGCGATCAGGAAAATTGTCATAAAGCCTATCGTCACAAAGGCACTCTAGTCATGCATCAAAGGAAATGCCATCAACTGGGTCCAGAACTAGCATCACACATTTGCGAATACTGTGGAAGAGCATTTAAATCCCTGACCTCACTCAACGATCATCGATATACGCACAAAGATAAGTCTGAGATGCCCTTTGCCTGCAAAGAGACGGACTGTTCACGTCGCTTCGCTACCAAGGAAAAACTCAAGGTACATATGATGCGGCATAAGGGAATCAAAAATTTCGCTTGTCCATATTGCGACATGCGTAAGACCACCAGAAATGAGCTAAAGATCCATATAAATTATCATACACTGGAAAGGACTTGGCCATGTCGATTTTGctctaaagtatgcaacagtTCAGGCAATCTTAAAATGCACGTACGAACTGTCCATGAGCGAGCCCGCGACTTTCCGTGCAGTTATTGTGACAAGAGTTTCGCCAAGCCGGACACACGAAAATATCATGAAATGACACACACGGGTGAGAAGAATTTCAAATGCGAGGAGTGTGGCAAACGATTCACCCAACCAGCAGCTTTGCGAACACATCGCAGGACACATCAGCGCAAAAAAGAGCCTGCAGAAGCTATGGTATTACCAGCTACAGAAGCTATAGTATTACCAGCTGCACAAGCAATTGTATTACCAACTGCTACTCTATTACCACCTACCATTTTATATGTTGCTATATAA
- the LOC6643192 gene encoding uncharacterized protein LOC6643192, giving the protein MDKSNTMDQNSLGILSMENLKVFGDMSNNSRSRRESSNVHERLQAERQKALEMLEKPRLRSSRPSPSPSISTNISELITDETIDLNTSGSFALETPCAAVSRRNISFEPAEITGRSTLCQHEKQQRKKNISVSDILKSSFVEKARLLEKKLPSNSNSHTNSSLMDSFSCSRSLPRTADLSNLSLNGGAGFSFGSSAAAVASENNCDESFAPAELMHSKLVLGEISWAQAYTAMPTATLSKQALEKIKAPANSSDINISRTNSVLAGDPDFSLGTYFQTRSENIWNIVGQGGTPANQDEPQALVDLDLKTPQPENKTYTKTVETESKLERNLWKRKQQEKIEKQKASEILSLSAIDKALRSLDLNSDTSTVEVVNRLKGDVSHGRRNDEDKENDQTLCDQTQSFTDSLLNSTDFKHLQKSITRNPLSPLAEQPQIKVTGVQNQEDNISSHEADIDEWPSTPIKSPGRRVRRTKLSPRNVSPCSSEGVRPLTTTTEEDDEDEDEDERTPVNKPIAANKRLSLPQPSSLSSTRLDGCEAVASSTECDFGVSPNLPNKASPMSSPRSCISSPLLDSTTSSDRRMLTTATASVHGAAAAAARKTQSSPAGSERSTGLSSRCSNSSEFSHRDGKRLPLKVTHTSLCWGSTKLRTDVRKSLQIKNTADKRLAVRLGIQGPGFQLVGNESSTITLQALECRSIMINFCPTVCGAAMGALLFYAPLGGAQPGMEIPLYGYGGNASISIQGLLKGPVGASFLTIGDVCELSSGGPLKATCKFYNKGPLTAFVSISVDSTVLMKLRLSEAFEVRPSQMILPPHSERIVEIQFRPNRDDMKNILKKSSTQQVLTLANMRIFCGDEPNRQRMRNLIQRMSKRQREHLTSSMLDSVWSNFPEEQIIRNLSQLNEPAEFILDLVTVVRIIDVALTLNRDFDESAESSLLFLPEAEETVLFRTICQASNSPTPTQSHMLEPVDELEQEADTTTTILPNWSVDPYVIEFDQASIGQVAKLNIKNNFRSRQLIEINCNRTDIIELSPRECYVSPDGGQIDIQVKLLHSPPCRRGASTSTDIVISVAMENERIQVPVIIKV; this is encoded by the exons atgGATAAAAGCAATACAATGGATCAAAACTCTTTGGGCATATTAAGCATGGAAAATCTTAAAG tgTTTGGAGACATGTCGAACAACAGCCGCAGTCGAAGAGAGTCTTCAAATGTTCATGAGAGACTTCAG GCTGAGCGTCAGAAGGCTTTGGAAATGCTGGAAAAGCCGCGCTTACGCTCCTCACGCCCCTCACCAAGTCCTTCCATTAGTACCAACATTTCTGAGTTGATAACTGATGAGACAATTGATTTAAATACCAGTGGTTCCTTTGCCTTGGAAACACCTTGTGCTGCTGTATCACGTAGAAATATCAGTTTTGAGCCAGCTGAAATCACGGGCAGATCCACACTGTGCCAGCACGAGAAAcagcaaaggaaaaaaaacatttcagtATCTGATATATTAAAGAGTTCATTTGTTGAGAAAGCCCGTCTACTAGAAAAGAAACTGCCATCTAATTCCAATTCGCATACAAATTCCAGTCTGATGGACTCTTTTAGCTGCTCCCGCAGCCTGCCGCGCACCGCAGATCTGAGCAATTTGAGTTTAAACGGTGGTGCCGGTTTCTCATTTGGTTCATCAGCTGCAGCAGTCGCTTCTGAAAATAATTGTGATGAATCTTTTGCTCCTGCCGAGTTAATGCACTCGAAATTAGTTTTGGGGGAAATTTCCTGGGCGCAGGCCTATACAGCCATGCCGACTGCTACGCTGAGTAAGCAAGCCCTGGAAAAAATTAAAGCTCCAGCCAACAGTAGCGATATAAACATCTCCAGAACTAA TTCTGTTTTGGCTGGCGATCCGGATTTCTCCTTGGGCACTTATTTCCAAACTCGCTCTGAAAATATATGGAACATTGTGGGCCAAGGGGGCACTCCAGCCAATCAAGACGAACCTCAGGCTCTCGTCGATTTAGATTTAAAGACCCCGCAACCAGAAAATAAAACCTATACAAAGACTGTTGAAACGGAAAGTAAACTTGAACGTAATCTCTGGAAGCGGAAGCAACAAGAAAAGATTGAAAAACAGAAAGCATCGGAGATATTAAGTCTATCGGCCATTGATAAAGCCTTGAGAAGTCTGGACTTGAATTCCGATACATCGACCGTAGAGGTGGTCAATAGGCTAAAGGGCGATGTGTCCCATGGCCGTCGAAACGACGAGGATAAGGAGAATGACCAAACACTATGCGACCAAACTCAAAGTTTCACCGATTCATTATTGAATTCTACAGATTTTAAGCATTTGCAAAAGAGCATAACACGAAATCCATTAAGTCCGTTGGCAGAGCAGCCACAAATAAAAGTAACAGGTGTCCAAAATCAAGAGGATAATATATCGTCCCATGAGGCGGATATAGATGAATGGCCTTCAACACCCATCAAATCACCAGGGCGAAGAGTTCGCCGCACTAAGCTATCCCCCAGAAATGTGAGTCCATGCAGCAGTGAGGGAGTGCGTCCATTAACCACAACCACAGAGGAAgacgatgaagatgaagatgaagatgagAGGACCCCTGTGAATAAACCGATTGCTGCAAACAAGAGGCTAAGTCTGCCCCAGCCGTCATCACTGAGTTCCACACGTCTCGACGGCTGTGAGGCAGTGGCTTCGTCGACAGAATGTGATTTTGGCGTATCACCAAATCTACCAAATAAGGCCTCGCCAATGTCTTCGCCCAGAAGTTGCATATCTTCGCCTCTGCTGGATAGCACAACCAGCTCTGACAGGCGAATGCTTACCACGGCCACTGCTTCGGTGCATggggcagctgctgctgctgcacgaAAAACTCAATCTTCACCTGCTGGCAGTGAGCGCAGCACTGGTCTCTCTTCTCGTTGCTCCAATTCCAGTGAGTTTAGCCATCGTGATGGCAAAAGATTGCCACTGAAGGTCACACACACAAGCTTATGTTGGGGCAGCACTAAGTTGCGCACAGATGTGAGAAAATCGTTGCAGATAAAAAATACAGCGGATAAAAGACTTGCCGTACGTTTGGGCATTCAGGGACCAGGTTTCCAATTAGTGGGCAATGAAAGTTCGACCATTACTTTGCAGGCCTTAGAATGTCGTTCGATAATGATTAACTTTTGTCCTACCGTATGTGGAGCGGCAATGGGTGCTCTACTATTCTATGCCCCATTGGGTGGAGCTCAACCAGGCATGGAGATTCCATTGTATGGCTATGGTGGCAATGCATCGATATCAATACAAGGACTACTGAAAGGACCAGTTGGTGCCAGTTTTCTAACTATTGGAGATGTTTGTGAACTTTCCTCGGGTGGCCCTCTGAAGGCCACTTGCAAGTTTTATAACAAGGGTCCTCTTACTGCGTTTGTTAGCATCTCTGTGGATTCCACGGTGCTGATGAAACTGCGACTAAGCGAAGCATTTGAAGTACGTCCCAGTCAAATGATCTTGCCGCCGCATTCAGAACGCATAGTTGAAATACAATTTCGTCCCAATCGTGACGATAtgaagaatattttaaagaaatctTCCACCCAGCAGGTCTTGACATTGGCCAATATGCGCATCTTTTGCGGCGATGAACCGAACCGGCAACGTATGCGGAATCTTATCCAAAGAATGTCAAAACGACAGCGTGAACATCTGACTTCGTCTATGTTGGATAGTGTTTGGTCTAACTTCCCAGAAGAGCAGATCATACGAAATTTAAGCCAACTTAATGAACCAGCTGAGTTCATACTGGATCTGGTCACTGTTGTTAGGATTATCGATGTGGCCCTAACCTTAAATCGAGACTTTGATGAGTCGGCAGAGTCGTCGCTGTTATTCCTTCCCGAGGCGGAGGAAACTGTTCTATTTCGTACCATATGTCAAGCTTCTAACTCTCCTACACCCACTCAGAGTCACATGTTGGAGCCAGTGGACGAATTGGAACAGGAGGCAGATACAACAACCACCATTCTACCCAATTGGAGCGTTGATCCTTATGTCATTGAATTTGATCAGGCTTCTATTGGTCAAGTTGCTAAactcaacattaaaaacaattttcgcTCCCGTCAGCTGATAGAAATTAATTGTAATAGAACTGATATAATTGAGCTCTCACCTAGGGAATGTTATGTTTCACCCGATGGTGGACAGATTGACATTCAAGTGAAACTCTTACATAGCCCACCATGTCGCAGAGGTGCAAGCACCAGCACAGATATTGTCATTTCAGTTGCTATGGAGAACGAACGTATTCAAGTGCCAGTTATCATTAAAGTTTAa
- the LOC6643193 gene encoding regulator of MON1-CCZ1 complex, with product MENSSNGIHYIELSRNPIRFDAVSQLTNVFFDDSNKQIFAVRSGGATGVVVKGPNPTEDTVISFCMSDRGGAIRSIKFSPDNQVLAVQRKENAVEFVCFQGDQPMLQDIITHQVKTLIYGFVWVHNREVALISNTGVEIFTVIPEKRQVKTTKALSISIKWFAWCCDANVALLCTTEGNTLLPVLVKQKVITKLPKVDLGHPGREVQESKVTLGQVYGVLAVLILQTNSSDGLMEVEVHLLNGPGLAPRKCHVLRLSLNGRFAINTVDNLIVVHHQATGTSLLFDINLSGEVINEVSYHTPITPGRSIKPFGLKLPSLSPDGQILQCELYSTNWVLFQPNIVIDAKLGCMWYLNLCIEPLCHLISDRIRLTEFLLQRSNGKQMLLKVISQLVDDQYKGTLLPVLETIFNRINKIYASWVHLELQQQTAQPSNVKPNPNSKHSPPPIVLIEQSDMAQIFQTIAQRPYTETILMLYLQSLNRFNIAAQEELSKMIIVELIRNRSFDTLRRLVTYSMLMETKSTACFLLAYSNVDTAISQVAIDMLGKIQAHEIIIEVMLGQGKVIDALRLAKSSLGLDKVPARKFLEAAYKTKDDLVFHSVYRFFQMRNLRLYETLAFPKTEQCTEFIQHYNNTFPVDKAPRPQIS from the exons ATGGAGAACTCCAGTAATGGCATTCATTACATTGAACTCTCTCGAAATCCCATTCGCTTTGATGCAGTCAGCCAACTGACAAACGTGTTTTTCGATGACTCTAACAAACAG ATCTTTGCAGTGCGTTCTGGTGGAGCTACCGGCGTAGTGGTAAAGGGTCCCAATCCCACAGAGGATACGGTAATATCGTTTTGCATGAGCGATCGTGGCGGAGCCATACGATCCATTAAATTTTCGCCAGACAATCAAGTTTTAGCAGTTCAACGCAAAGAGAATGCTGTGGAGTTTGTGTGCTTCCAGGGGGATCAGCCAATGCTGCAGGACATCATTACTCATCAAGTGAAAACACTGATCTATGGCTTTGTTTGGGTGCACAACCGTGAAGTTGCCTTAATCTCTAACACGGGAGTAGAGATCTTTACGGTGATACCAGAGAAGCGTCAAGTGAAGACCACAAAAGCATTAAGCATAAGTATCAAATGGTTTGCCTGGTGCTGCGATGCCAATGTTGCCCTGTTATGCACCACCGAGGGTAACACTTTGCTGCCCGTGCTGGTTAAGCAAAAGGTCATCACCAAACTACCTAAAGTGGATT TGGGCCATCCCGGTCGCGAAGTTCAGGAGAGCAAGGTAACATTGGGCCAGGTCTATGGTGTCTTGGCTGTTCTCATTTTGCAAACGAACAGCAGCGATGGTTTAATGGAAGTGGAAGTTCATTTATTGAATGGACCTGGCTTGGCACCACGCAAATGTCATGTCTTGCGACTTAGTCTCAATGGTCGATTTGCCATTAACACGGTGGATAATCTCATAGTGGTGCACCATCAGGCCACAGGCACTTCATTGCTGTTTGATATAAATCTTAGCGGCGAAGTAATTAATGAGGTTAGCTACCATACACCTATTACGCCAGGACGTTCAATTAAGCCATTTGGTCTAAAATTGCCTTCGCTATCTCCCGATGGACAAATACTACAATGCGAATTGT ACTCCACCAATTGGGTGCTGTTTCAGCCAAATATAGTAATCGATGCCAAACTGGGTTGCATGTGGTATTTAAATCTCTGCATTGAGCCCCTTTGCCATTTAATCTCTGATCGCATCCGCCTCACTGAGTTTCTGCTCCAACGCAGCAATGGCAAACAAATGCTTTTGAAAGTAATTAGTCAATTGGTAGATGATCAGTATAAAGGCACTCTCCTGCCCGTTCTTGAGACTATATTTAATCGCATCAATAAGATTTATGC CTCTTGGGTGCATTTGGAATTGCAGCAGCAAACTGCCCAACCCTCGAATGTAAAGCCGAatcctaattcaaaacattcgCCACCACCAATTGTGCTGATCGAGCAAAGTGATATGGCTCAAATATTTCAGACAATCGCCCAACGTCCGTATACGGAAACTATTCTAATGTTATATCTACAGTCGTTAAATCGATTCAATATTGCCGCCCAGGAGGAGTTAAGCAAAATGATTATTGTCGAGCTCATAAGAAATCGTAGTTTTGATACATTGCGTCGATTAGTTACCTATTCAATGCTAATGGAAACCAAGTCCACTGCCTGCTTTCTTCTGGCTTATTCTAATGTAGATACAGCCATATCACAAGTAGCAATCGACATGCTGGGCAAAATACAGGCTCATGAG ATCATCATTGAGGTAATGCTGGGTCAGGGGAAAGTGATTGATGCTTTACGTTTGGCAAAAAGTTCATTGGGCTTGGATAAGGTGCCGGCACGAAAATTCCTTGAAGCCGCCTATAAAACTAAAGATGATCTGGTCTTTCATAGTGTCTACCGATTCTTCCAAATGCGCAATTTGAGATTATATGAGACTCTAGCGTTCCCTAAAA CGGAACAATGCACGGAATTTATTCAACATTATAATAACACATTTCCTGTTGACAAAGCCCCAAGACCACAAATAAGTTGA